One Natrinema marinum genomic window carries:
- a CDS encoding PQQ-binding-like beta-propeller repeat protein: protein MNDDESFEFNPNAERFRWRYRTDGIVPSSPALDAGKLYIGSADGYLRALNAPDGTLQWRFNTGDWVVSDPVVVDETVYFGSWDTNLYAVSIGGTEEWRFPTDDTLVPQRFRTEQYISAVQIPDSTP, encoded by the coding sequence ATGAACGACGACGAATCGTTCGAATTCAATCCGAACGCTGAGCGGTTTCGATGGCGATACCGTACGGACGGCATAGTCCCGTCTTCGCCAGCACTGGATGCTGGTAAATTATACATCGGAAGTGCAGATGGGTATCTCCGGGCACTCAATGCACCAGACGGTACCCTTCAGTGGCGGTTCAACACCGGTGACTGGGTCGTGTCGGATCCTGTTGTCGTTGACGAAACAGTCTATTTCGGAAGCTGGGACACTAATCTCTATGCAGTTTCTATCGGCGGGACCGAAGAATGGCGGTTTCCAACGGATGACACCTTAGTTCCCCAACGATTTCGAACGGAACAGTATATATCGGCAGTTCAGATACCCGACTCTACGCCGTAG
- a CDS encoding fibrillarin-like rRNA/tRNA 2'-O-methyltransferase yields MSDLPAGVERREFDGIERLATRGEPVYGEPTDGEWRAWNPNRSKLGAMLELGMETALEGDETVLYLGAASGTTVSHVADFAGPTYAVEFAARPARDLLEAAESRDRLFPLLKDARKPESYAHVVESDVDVIVQDVATRGQARVALENRRFLAEDGRLLLAVKARSEDVTRDPDAVFEDVREELEEGYEILEGGRLESYHADHLGIVAQPE; encoded by the coding sequence ATGAGTGACCTCCCGGCGGGCGTCGAGCGCCGCGAGTTCGACGGCATCGAACGGCTCGCGACTCGAGGAGAGCCCGTCTACGGCGAACCCACCGACGGGGAGTGGCGCGCGTGGAACCCCAACCGATCGAAGCTGGGCGCGATGCTCGAGTTGGGAATGGAGACCGCCCTCGAAGGGGACGAGACCGTTCTCTATCTGGGGGCCGCCAGCGGAACGACGGTGAGCCACGTGGCCGATTTCGCCGGGCCGACCTACGCCGTCGAGTTCGCCGCGCGGCCGGCGCGCGATCTGCTCGAGGCCGCCGAGAGCCGCGACCGACTCTTTCCGCTGCTGAAAGACGCCCGGAAGCCCGAGAGCTACGCCCACGTCGTGGAGTCGGACGTGGACGTGATCGTCCAGGACGTGGCGACGCGCGGGCAGGCACGGGTGGCGCTCGAGAACCGGCGCTTTTTGGCCGAGGATGGGCGATTGCTGTTGGCCGTGAAAGCGCGGAGTGAAGACGTGACTCGAGATCCGGACGCGGTGTTCGAGGACGTTCGGGAGGAGTTAGAAGAGGGGTACGAGATTTTGGAAGGGGGGCGGCTCGAGAGCTATCACGCGGATCATCTCGGGATCGTAGCGCAGCCAGAGTAA